In Tachypleus tridentatus isolate NWPU-2018 chromosome 7, ASM421037v1, whole genome shotgun sequence, a genomic segment contains:
- the LOC143257242 gene encoding cuticle protein 14-like — MITPTLGTQSTMKILILCALVAATQAGLIYSPHYLEAGGSTQFRNQDNVGNYHFGYNEGHTSGSTFRRESGDAYGNKVGSYGLRDADGRVRLVNYVADAAGFRTNIQSNEPGVEPKDPANTSINKAVVAPITYAAAAPALTYAAAPAPAHVAHPTAYNYVHGLGYYGRAHLGAAPYYNYGGYLW, encoded by the exons ATGATCACTCCGACACTAGGAACCCAATCTACCATGAAG ATCCTCATCTTGTGTGCTCTTGTTGCCGCCACCCAGGCTGGTTTGATTTACTCTCCTCATTATCTTGAAGCTGGTGGAAGCACCCAGTTCCGTAACCAAGAT AATGTCGGAAATTACCACTTTGGATACAACGAGGGTCACACTTCCGGAAGCACTTTCCGTAGAGAATCCGGCGATGCTTACGGGAACAAGGTCGGTTCTTACGGTTTAAGAGACGCTGACGGCCGTGTCCGTCTCGTTAACTACGTGGCTGATGCCGCTGGCTTCCGTACCAACATCCAATCCAACGAACCCGGCGTGGAGCCAAAGGACCCTGCTAACACCTCCATCAACAAGGCTGTGGTCGCTCCAATCACGTACGCTGCTGCTGCCCCTGCTCTTACCTACGCTGCTGCCCCTGCTCCAGCCCATGTGGCCCACCCAACAGCTTATAACTATGTTCACGGTCTTGGCTACTATGGTCGTGCCCACTTGGGTGCTGCACCCTACTACAACTATGGCGGTTATCTCTGGTAA